The proteins below come from a single Candidatus Binatia bacterium genomic window:
- a CDS encoding acyl-CoA synthetase codes for MNKHFNIADLFEQVADAVPEREALVCGGDRLSYAALDTRANRLAHYLSDKGVGPGQHVGLYLYNCNEYLEAMMACFKIRAVPINVNYRYVQEELQYVFQNADLVACVHQKEFVPHIEEIRSELGTLQTLVYVDDESDADPSSLGSVGYEEAIAQASPERGFGERADDDFFVLYTGGTTGMPKGVMWPHKGLFFAALGGAGHFHPDGPIKAPDEIASHVFQGEMAGMALAPLMHGACWWYACIMLLGGAKLVLNHHRSLVGDQVWDIVQAEKVNALSIVGDAMAIPLLDSLASSPDKWDLSSVFSVGSGGAVFSDSKQEQFRKYFPNVRITNAFGSSESGQMGMDSGQKKTAAGLGNVVRSDFMDVIIDEDGESRRHAAPGETGIFSRSGHIPVGYYNDPEKTARTFVEVEGRVWLLTGDAAKLEKDGESITVFGRGSNCINSGGEKIFPEEVEQALKRHPQIFDALVVGTPSDRWGEQVTAVVSLRGDAAVTVASAQDEARKHVSGYKIPRAVHVVSEVPRAPSGKPDYKTAKELALSGDHAVS; via the coding sequence ATGAACAAGCACTTCAACATCGCAGATCTCTTCGAGCAGGTCGCCGATGCCGTTCCCGAACGCGAAGCGCTGGTCTGTGGCGGCGATCGGCTCAGCTACGCCGCGCTGGACACGCGGGCGAACCGCCTGGCGCACTACCTTTCGGATAAGGGTGTCGGGCCCGGTCAGCACGTCGGGCTCTATCTCTACAACTGCAACGAGTACCTCGAGGCCATGATGGCCTGCTTCAAGATTCGCGCGGTGCCGATCAATGTGAACTACCGGTACGTGCAGGAGGAGCTTCAGTACGTCTTCCAGAACGCAGACCTCGTCGCCTGCGTTCATCAAAAAGAGTTCGTGCCGCACATCGAAGAGATTCGCTCCGAGTTGGGCACACTCCAGACGTTGGTCTACGTAGACGATGAAAGCGACGCGGATCCGTCGTCGCTGGGCTCGGTCGGTTACGAAGAGGCCATCGCCCAGGCGTCGCCCGAGAGGGGTTTCGGAGAGCGGGCGGACGACGATTTTTTCGTGCTGTACACCGGCGGCACGACGGGAATGCCGAAGGGCGTCATGTGGCCGCACAAGGGACTGTTCTTCGCGGCCCTCGGGGGTGCCGGTCACTTCCATCCCGATGGTCCGATCAAGGCACCCGACGAGATCGCGTCGCATGTGTTCCAGGGTGAGATGGCCGGCATGGCGCTCGCCCCGCTGATGCACGGCGCGTGCTGGTGGTACGCGTGCATCATGCTGCTCGGCGGTGCGAAGCTGGTGCTCAATCATCATCGATCGCTCGTGGGCGATCAGGTCTGGGACATCGTCCAGGCCGAAAAGGTGAATGCGCTCTCGATCGTCGGCGATGCGATGGCGATTCCGCTTCTCGACTCGCTCGCCTCGAGCCCGGACAAGTGGGACCTCAGTTCTGTGTTTTCCGTCGGTTCGGGTGGCGCGGTTTTCTCCGATTCGAAACAGGAGCAGTTCCGGAAGTACTTCCCGAACGTGAGGATCACGAACGCCTTTGGATCTTCGGAGTCCGGGCAGATGGGAATGGACAGTGGTCAGAAGAAGACGGCCGCGGGCCTCGGGAACGTGGTGCGTTCCGACTTCATGGACGTGATCATCGACGAGGATGGCGAGTCGCGTCGACATGCCGCTCCTGGCGAGACCGGGATCTTTTCTCGCTCCGGTCACATTCCGGTCGGCTACTACAACGACCCCGAGAAAACGGCGCGCACCTTCGTCGAAGTCGAAGGCAGGGTGTGGCTCCTGACGGGAGACGCGGCCAAGCTCGAGAAGGATGGCGAGAGCATTACGGTGTTCGGCCGTGGTTCCAACTGCATCAACTCAGGTGGAGAGAAGATCTTCCCCGAGGAAGTCGAGCAGGCTTTGAAGCGACACCCGCAGATCTTCGATGCGCTGGTCGTCGGCACACCGAGTGATCGGTGGGGCGAGCAGGTGACGGCTGTCGTGTCCCTTCGAGGCGATGCGGCGGTCACGGTCGCGAGTGCGCAGGACGAGGCTCGCAAGCACGTATCGGGGTACAAGATCCCGCGAGCGGTCCACGTCGTGTCGGAGGTCCCGCGCGCACCTAGCGGCAAGCCGGATTACAAGACCGCAAAGGAGCTCGCGCTCAGCGGTGACCACGCCGTGAGCTGA
- a CDS encoding sulfotransferase, whose product MTSYRDSEGAFHEAARASTGSEDFGDEGYLDGLRMLLGSLDDEARLTDVGDLVMRGMIVEALKGRLRSESGFARFSGAEETPIDRPIFIVGLPRTGTTALHHLMAQNPVLQGLEIWLAGAPKPRPPRRAWAEDPDFVASDKQIRSLYERSPEMKAIHFMSAELPDECWRLFSQDFAHSSWEAQSYVPTYSKWWAQHDMRPAYRRHRRNLELIGHGEPSRRWLLKDATHLFALDALLDAYPDACIVQTHRDPAKLIGSVCSLCWSSRQPLNREDDPNAFGSATLALWERAIGSTMAARRGRPAAQFYDLPFERFVADPVRIVGEIHQYFGIDYPAEAAAAVAGFREVNPPGKHGGHSYRLSQWGLDAAKIRERFQPYAQEFDITPEDT is encoded by the coding sequence GTGACGTCGTACCGAGACTCCGAAGGCGCGTTCCACGAAGCCGCCCGCGCATCGACCGGTTCCGAGGACTTCGGAGACGAGGGGTATCTGGACGGTCTTCGCATGCTGCTCGGTTCGCTCGACGACGAAGCCCGCCTGACCGACGTCGGCGATCTCGTGATGCGCGGGATGATCGTCGAAGCGCTGAAGGGGCGCCTGCGCTCGGAGTCGGGCTTTGCGCGCTTTTCCGGGGCCGAGGAGACACCGATCGATCGGCCGATCTTCATCGTCGGCTTGCCGAGGACGGGAACCACGGCGCTTCACCACCTGATGGCCCAGAATCCGGTTCTGCAGGGGCTCGAGATCTGGCTCGCGGGTGCACCTAAGCCCCGGCCGCCGCGGCGGGCGTGGGCAGAGGATCCCGACTTCGTCGCATCGGACAAGCAGATTCGGTCGCTGTACGAGCGGAGCCCCGAGATGAAGGCGATTCATTTCATGTCGGCGGAGCTTCCCGACGAATGTTGGAGGCTCTTTTCGCAGGACTTCGCGCACTCGAGCTGGGAGGCGCAGTCGTACGTGCCGACGTACTCGAAGTGGTGGGCGCAGCACGACATGCGTCCGGCATATCGCCGCCATCGACGGAACTTGGAGCTGATCGGCCATGGAGAACCGTCCCGGCGATGGCTCTTGAAGGACGCGACCCATCTGTTCGCTCTCGACGCTCTTCTCGATGCCTATCCCGACGCCTGTATCGTCCAGACGCACCGCGATCCGGCGAAGTTGATCGGATCCGTCTGCAGCCTTTGCTGGTCGTCCCGGCAGCCGCTGAATCGCGAAGACGACCCGAACGCGTTCGGGTCGGCCACGCTGGCCCTCTGGGAGCGTGCCATAGGATCCACGATGGCCGCCCGGCGGGGTCGCCCGGCGGCGCAGTTCTACGACCTACCGTTTGAGCGTTTCGTCGCCGATCCCGTGCGGATCGTGGGGGAGATCCACCAGTATTTCGGAATCGACTACCCGGCCGAGGCGGCGGCTGCGGTTGCCGGCTTTCGCGAAGTGAATCCGCCGGGTAAGCACGGTGGCCATTCCTATCGCCTCTCGCAGTGGGGGCTCGACGCAGCGAAGATTCGCGAGCGGTTCCAACCCTATGCGCAAGAGTTCGACATCACCCCGGAGGACACATGA
- a CDS encoding class I SAM-dependent methyltransferase — translation MTDRLFQTTNAPFDLKECEDCGAYFLSPPPPPEELGKYYPKGFWRGTEEDEDGGEDLRGRLTEWYRRLILRDHARFVGNIAREQRAAGRWKGLLDVGCGDGSVLEAIDCRPCIGFDTADDAVRFVSARGFPAVRGVPDAMPFAPGSFSLVTMFHFLEHVRPAGPHLESARRLLSDGGELVVQVPNSGSWGASLLKRHWAGFDPPRHLINYAPKSLRMTLERAGFEVVAENHFCLRDNPATLANSVAPGSYPPARVARGTVGSGPAALLGDVGYLALTLAAIPFTLLESAAGHGESIMMRCRVAG, via the coding sequence GTGACCGACCGTCTGTTTCAGACGACGAATGCCCCGTTCGATCTGAAGGAGTGTGAGGATTGTGGGGCGTACTTCCTGTCGCCCCCGCCGCCTCCCGAAGAGCTGGGGAAGTACTACCCCAAGGGCTTCTGGCGAGGGACCGAAGAGGACGAGGACGGTGGCGAGGACCTCCGGGGGCGTCTGACCGAGTGGTACCGACGCCTCATCCTCCGCGACCATGCTCGGTTCGTCGGGAACATTGCTCGTGAGCAGCGCGCCGCCGGCCGCTGGAAGGGCCTGCTCGACGTCGGATGCGGCGACGGCTCGGTCCTCGAAGCGATAGACTGTCGGCCCTGCATCGGCTTTGACACCGCCGACGATGCGGTTCGCTTCGTTTCGGCGCGTGGCTTTCCCGCCGTTCGGGGCGTCCCCGATGCGATGCCGTTCGCGCCGGGCTCGTTCTCGCTGGTGACGATGTTCCATTTCCTGGAGCACGTCCGTCCCGCCGGTCCCCATCTCGAATCCGCACGCCGACTGTTGTCCGACGGCGGTGAACTCGTAGTGCAGGTCCCGAACTCGGGGAGTTGGGGCGCATCCCTCCTGAAGCGGCATTGGGCGGGCTTCGACCCGCCGCGCCACCTCATCAATTACGCACCGAAGTCGCTGCGAATGACGCTCGAGCGTGCCGGCTTCGAGGTCGTCGCCGAGAACCACTTTTGTCTTCGGGATAACCCGGCGACGCTGGCCAATAGCGTTGCTCCGGGATCCTACCCGCCGGCCCGCGTCGCGCGGGGGACGGTCGGTTCGGGCCCCGCCGCGTTACTGGGGGACGTGGGGTACCTTGCACTCACGCTTGCGGCGATTCCGTTCACGCTCCTCGAGAGCGCGGCCGGACACGGCGAATCGATAATGATGCGCTGCCGCGTCGCCGGCTGA
- a CDS encoding sulfatase: MRAGLSFRGVRPLGAVVLALVLAACTPSPPPEPPNFVFVLIDTLRADHVGAYGYERDTTPFIDSLAKKGLVFEHTISQAPWTGSSMASLWTSRYPSEVGAGVQPDETGSRFLSKTGSTKLRRDVPTVAEQLSGAGYKTIGIVANAYAGGFFGLLRGFEMHAQKRQDAAAVTDVAIEKLDSHLAKEPADPFFLYVHYIDAHEPTFPPEAHQARFPSVSGKPHEHAHAGWQFSKGEVGDDSAFQTFREHKIDLYDASIHFVDAQVARLAQHLEAVGMRDSTVFIVASDHGEEFWDHTDFEKETHLDPRGIAGVGHGQSLFGELTDVPLIVSGPGVPAGRVSELVRNLDVAPTVLALAQAETTGLGLRGIDLVGAVKAGKVAPLDGFSESIAYGVEAKSLESGGWKLIRYSGTKTGRTDFLFDRRRDRGEHEDRSSDSAKEADRLVGALDATLAGLDTMRGEKTKLDADTRSQLKAIGYIE, encoded by the coding sequence ATGCGCGCAGGCCTGTCTTTTCGTGGGGTTCGGCCGCTCGGGGCGGTCGTCCTGGCGCTTGTGCTTGCCGCCTGCACGCCGTCGCCCCCGCCCGAGCCTCCGAATTTCGTGTTCGTTCTGATCGACACGTTGCGTGCGGATCACGTCGGCGCCTATGGGTACGAGCGCGACACGACGCCGTTCATCGATTCGCTCGCGAAGAAAGGACTGGTCTTCGAGCACACAATCTCGCAGGCGCCGTGGACCGGTTCGTCGATGGCGAGCCTCTGGACCTCGCGGTACCCGTCCGAAGTCGGAGCCGGTGTGCAGCCCGACGAGACGGGCTCGCGCTTCCTGTCGAAGACGGGCTCGACGAAATTGCGCCGCGATGTCCCGACCGTAGCCGAGCAGCTGTCTGGCGCCGGCTACAAGACGATCGGCATCGTCGCGAACGCCTATGCCGGCGGCTTCTTCGGGCTGCTTCGTGGATTCGAGATGCATGCGCAGAAGCGTCAGGATGCCGCGGCCGTCACGGATGTCGCCATCGAAAAGCTCGACAGTCATCTCGCGAAGGAGCCGGCAGACCCGTTCTTCCTCTACGTCCACTACATCGATGCCCATGAGCCCACCTTTCCGCCCGAGGCGCATCAGGCGCGGTTCCCGTCGGTAAGCGGCAAGCCGCACGAACACGCGCATGCCGGCTGGCAGTTCTCCAAGGGAGAGGTGGGAGACGATTCGGCCTTTCAGACGTTCCGAGAGCACAAGATCGACCTTTACGACGCCTCGATCCATTTTGTCGACGCCCAGGTTGCGCGGCTGGCGCAGCATCTCGAAGCGGTCGGCATGCGGGATTCCACCGTGTTCATCGTGGCCTCGGATCACGGCGAGGAGTTCTGGGATCATACCGACTTCGAGAAAGAGACGCATCTCGACCCCCGGGGAATCGCGGGTGTGGGCCACGGCCAGTCGCTGTTTGGTGAATTGACCGACGTGCCGCTCATCGTGTCGGGGCCGGGGGTCCCGGCCGGGCGGGTTTCGGAGCTCGTTCGGAACCTGGATGTCGCCCCGACGGTCCTGGCGCTGGCCCAGGCCGAGACCACGGGGCTCGGCCTTCGGGGGATCGATCTCGTCGGGGCGGTGAAGGCGGGGAAGGTGGCTCCGCTCGACGGCTTCAGTGAGAGCATCGCGTACGGTGTTGAGGCGAAGAGCCTCGAGAGCGGTGGTTGGAAGCTCATCCGGTATTCCGGTACGAAGACGGGTCGGACCGACTTCCTGTTCGATCGTCGCCGCGATCGGGGCGAGCACGAGGACCGTTCGAGCGATTCTGCGAAGGAAGCCGATCGGCTGGTGGGTGCCCTGGATGCAACGCTGGCGGGCCTGGATACGATGCGCGGGGAAAAAACCAAATTGGACGCCGACACCCGGTCTCAGCTCAAGGCCATCGGGTACATCGAGTGA
- a CDS encoding DUF1214 domain-containing protein, with product MSDDATRRLVDGTAWDEFCDRLKSAGHEVLDAASEDPFERAEGLRYLTRLTRNFLKAAVEESDPAAPVLSTENPKIGLDNPDYVYARARISSRYEYRLRGHTGDTQMISFGAFSGALGTPQGLIRDGYVTTDELDIADDGSFEIVLSSEEHASNWLPVGPDTNALQIRQTLLARHRQRPSPMELVRVDGGAPPPPLDPVAFSRALDRVGVAVAGTVGVFLGWTESFRAHLHQIRPIDPKLLAFAQGDPNTSYNYGYWELGPGDAFVIEFTPPSCEYWNLQIGNHWLESLDFRHHRTHVNHETAVAGPDGSVRVVVAHRDPGVPNWLDTAGHTRGGLALRFVGAREIPEPRTEVVPVGRLA from the coding sequence GTGAGCGACGACGCGACCCGGCGGCTGGTCGACGGTACGGCGTGGGACGAGTTCTGCGATCGGCTGAAGAGTGCGGGGCATGAGGTGCTCGACGCGGCATCGGAAGATCCCTTCGAGCGGGCCGAGGGCCTGCGTTATCTCACGCGACTCACCCGGAACTTTCTGAAAGCCGCCGTCGAGGAATCGGACCCCGCTGCGCCGGTCCTCTCGACCGAGAACCCGAAGATCGGGCTCGACAACCCGGACTACGTTTATGCGCGCGCCCGGATCTCATCGCGCTACGAGTATCGCCTCCGGGGCCACACGGGGGATACGCAGATGATATCGTTCGGTGCATTCTCCGGTGCGCTTGGCACGCCGCAGGGGCTCATCCGCGACGGATATGTGACGACGGACGAGCTGGACATCGCGGACGACGGTTCATTCGAGATCGTTCTGTCGAGCGAAGAGCACGCTTCCAACTGGCTTCCGGTGGGGCCCGACACCAATGCGCTGCAGATCCGCCAGACCCTCCTCGCGCGCCATCGGCAGCGGCCGAGCCCGATGGAGTTGGTCCGTGTCGATGGTGGCGCACCTCCGCCTCCGCTCGACCCGGTTGCATTCTCGCGGGCGCTGGACCGTGTCGGTGTGGCCGTTGCGGGGACGGTGGGTGTTTTCCTCGGATGGACAGAGAGCTTCCGTGCGCACCTCCACCAGATCCGCCCGATCGATCCGAAGCTCCTGGCGTTCGCGCAGGGCGATCCCAACACGAGCTACAACTACGGCTACTGGGAGCTCGGTCCAGGCGATGCGTTCGTGATCGAGTTCACGCCGCCGTCGTGTGAGTACTGGAACCTTCAGATCGGCAACCACTGGCTCGAGTCGCTGGACTTCCGCCACCATCGCACGCACGTGAACCACGAGACCGCCGTCGCGGGTCCCGATGGATCGGTGCGTGTAGTCGTGGCGCACCGGGACCCCGGGGTTCCGAACTGGCTCGACACGGCGGGGCACACGAGGGGGGGACTCGCCCTGCGTTTTGTCGGGGCGCGAGAGATCCCCGAGCCGCGGACCGAGGTCGTGCCCGTGGGGCGCCTGGCGTGA
- a CDS encoding M20 family peptidase produces the protein MKTIGKALGALLLVLVAVLAVRAMLASSSATDVARVVVAVDEGAIARRLSEAIQIQTVSPGPPAVQDPEPFGQYISWLEGAYPAVHGALRRDVLGDLSVLFTWPGTDPEAAPVLLTAHYDVVPVLPASEADWEHPPFAGEIADGYVWGRGALDDKGAMIAILDAATLLLDDGFQPTQTVYLAFGHDEEIGGQNGAGAITEHLRSQGVQLAWSLDEGSFVIEGVYPGVDVPVASINVAEKGYLTIDLVAKGVGGHSSMPPPETAVGVLAAAIVRLQENPMPGGIDGVTAESLDALAGYMPFLPRLVFAKRWLFGGLLESQLAAGGASNAVLRTTIAPTMLEGSVKENVLPIEAVGTVNFRLHPRDTKEDVIAHVERVVDDERVEIRVRRDGNPSSEVSSATSAGFRAIARAMGQVFGPVAVVPGLTVGGTDSRHYGQIADDAYRFNPMVVTQADTAGFHGTNERISIENLAQGTRAYAQILRNAGVRQP, from the coding sequence GTGAAGACAATTGGAAAGGCGCTCGGCGCGCTTCTGCTGGTCCTGGTGGCCGTTCTGGCGGTGCGTGCGATGCTGGCATCGTCTTCCGCGACGGATGTGGCGCGTGTCGTCGTTGCGGTGGATGAAGGCGCGATCGCGCGGCGCCTCTCCGAGGCCATCCAGATCCAGACCGTCTCGCCCGGGCCGCCGGCGGTCCAGGATCCCGAGCCCTTCGGGCAGTACATCTCGTGGCTCGAGGGGGCGTATCCGGCCGTTCACGGGGCACTCCGACGCGACGTATTGGGCGACCTCAGTGTCCTCTTCACCTGGCCCGGCACCGACCCGGAAGCAGCTCCGGTCCTTTTGACGGCACACTACGATGTCGTTCCCGTCCTTCCCGCAAGCGAGGCCGACTGGGAACACCCGCCCTTCGCGGGCGAGATTGCCGACGGCTACGTGTGGGGACGCGGGGCCCTCGATGACAAGGGCGCGATGATCGCCATCCTCGATGCGGCAACGCTGCTTCTCGACGACGGCTTTCAGCCGACCCAGACGGTCTATCTCGCCTTCGGTCACGACGAAGAGATCGGCGGTCAGAACGGCGCCGGCGCCATCACTGAGCATCTGCGATCGCAGGGGGTTCAGCTCGCGTGGTCGCTCGACGAAGGCTCCTTCGTGATCGAAGGCGTGTATCCCGGTGTCGACGTTCCGGTTGCGAGCATCAACGTCGCGGAGAAGGGCTATCTCACGATCGACCTGGTCGCGAAGGGGGTGGGCGGACACTCTTCGATGCCGCCGCCGGAGACCGCCGTGGGTGTGCTCGCTGCCGCGATCGTCCGCCTCCAGGAGAATCCGATGCCGGGTGGCATCGACGGAGTTACCGCGGAGTCGCTGGACGCGCTCGCGGGCTACATGCCGTTCCTGCCGCGGCTCGTCTTCGCGAAACGCTGGCTATTCGGTGGCCTGCTCGAATCGCAGCTCGCTGCGGGCGGCGCGAGCAACGCGGTTCTGCGCACGACGATCGCGCCCACGATGTTGGAGGGGAGCGTGAAAGAGAACGTTCTTCCAATCGAGGCTGTCGGAACCGTGAACTTCCGCCTCCACCCGCGCGACACGAAGGAAGATGTGATCGCGCACGTCGAGCGTGTCGTGGATGACGAGCGGGTCGAGATTCGGGTGCGGCGCGATGGGAACCCCTCCTCGGAAGTGTCGAGTGCGACTTCGGCCGGCTTCCGCGCGATTGCCCGGGCGATGGGGCAAGTGTTCGGCCCCGTCGCGGTCGTTCCGGGGCTCACCGTCGGCGGTACCGATTCCCGCCACTACGGCCAGATCGCCGACGACGCCTATCGCTTCAATCCCATGGTGGTCACCCAGGCGGACACGGCAGGATTCCACGGCACCAACGAGAGGATTTCCATCGAGAACCTGGCCCAGGGTACCCGCGCGTACGCGCAGATCCTGCGGAACGCAGGCGTGCGACAGCCATAG
- a CDS encoding glycosyltransferase family 2 protein, which produces MSVVVVNWNGGTEVVECIRTVFAQSRPADEVIIVDNASTDGSREAIESTFPTARLVRSETNRGFGGGVNLGVKAATSEWLALLNSDAMADPRWLEEMLHSVRASERFGMGACKIYLDRQGGILDKVGHRIGIDGQNFGCGHGLPDDGRYDERSEVAWPDGCASLWRRDVFNQVGGVDEEFFAYADDADLGIRFRLAGWKCALAPTALVEHHHSQTLGAYSPAKLFLVERNRIWLTFKYFPWHLIALNPLLWAWRAALTTLGGRKDAGPWAKVSAEERSSATRAVLRAQLAGWAGIRSQLRKRGELAKRCGPEWRARMRTILKRDRVPLADLARGEVR; this is translated from the coding sequence GTGTCCGTCGTCGTCGTGAATTGGAACGGCGGAACCGAGGTCGTGGAGTGCATCCGGACCGTCTTCGCGCAGAGCCGACCGGCGGACGAGGTGATCATCGTCGACAACGCCTCGACCGACGGCTCTCGGGAAGCCATCGAGAGCACGTTCCCGACGGCCCGCCTGGTTCGAAGTGAGACGAATCGCGGCTTCGGTGGTGGCGTGAACCTCGGCGTCAAAGCCGCGACCAGCGAGTGGCTGGCCCTGCTGAACAGCGACGCCATGGCAGACCCCAGGTGGCTCGAGGAGATGCTGCACTCGGTTCGGGCGAGCGAGCGCTTCGGCATGGGCGCCTGCAAGATCTACCTGGATCGGCAGGGCGGCATTCTCGACAAGGTCGGCCATCGAATCGGCATCGACGGCCAAAACTTCGGCTGCGGCCATGGCCTGCCCGACGACGGGCGCTACGACGAACGGAGTGAAGTCGCATGGCCGGACGGGTGCGCGAGCCTCTGGCGACGCGACGTGTTCAATCAGGTCGGCGGCGTGGACGAGGAGTTCTTCGCCTACGCCGACGACGCCGATCTCGGCATCCGGTTCCGCCTCGCCGGCTGGAAGTGTGCGCTCGCCCCGACGGCCCTCGTCGAGCATCACCATTCCCAGACGCTGGGAGCGTACTCTCCCGCGAAGCTCTTCCTCGTCGAGCGGAACCGTATCTGGCTCACGTTCAAGTACTTCCCGTGGCACCTCATTGCGCTGAACCCGCTGCTTTGGGCCTGGCGCGCCGCGCTCACCACGCTGGGAGGTCGCAAGGATGCGGGCCCGTGGGCAAAGGTCTCCGCCGAAGAACGCTCTTCGGCAACCCGAGCTGTCCTTCGCGCCCAACTCGCGGGCTGGGCCGGCATCCGCTCGCAGCTGCGGAAGCGCGGAGAACTCGCGAAACGATGCGGGCCCGAATGGCGCGCACGCATGCGCACGATCTTGAAACGAGATCGCGTACCGCTCGCCGATCTGGCTCGCGGCGAGGTGCGTTGA